One Streptomyces lincolnensis genomic region harbors:
- a CDS encoding ABC transporter permease, with amino-acid sequence MTTTSRWRALTHHHLFWPVAVLIALLLVNVPFTPDFFSINMTDGHLYGSLVSIVLFGSPLILVAVGMTLVIATGGIDLSVGAVVAITGALTCSYISDQTDQNTLSAVFLAMGIGLVAAVVCGLWNGFLVARMGIQPIIATLIIMVAGRGVAQLITDGQIITVNSEPYKLIGGGYWLTLPFSVFVVAAVVAVTVALTRRTALGLLVESVGGNAEASRLVGIRSTRIKIMVYMFCALCAGIAGLMISSNTSAADGNNAGLWIELDAILAVVIGGTSLLGGRFSIGGTVVGALVIQTLTTTIYTIGVPTQTNLVFKAAVVIVVCLLQSPKFRAKVFGAKGPKGPRRDATPVEPAPAADAAPKMEVSR; translated from the coding sequence GTGACCACCACCTCCCGCTGGCGAGCGCTGACCCATCACCACCTGTTCTGGCCGGTCGCGGTCCTGATCGCCCTGCTGCTCGTCAACGTCCCCTTCACGCCCGACTTCTTCTCGATCAACATGACGGACGGCCACCTCTACGGCAGCCTCGTCTCCATCGTGCTGTTCGGCTCACCGCTGATCCTGGTCGCGGTCGGCATGACCCTGGTCATCGCCACCGGCGGCATCGATCTCTCCGTCGGTGCCGTGGTCGCCATCACCGGCGCCCTGACCTGCTCGTACATCAGCGACCAGACCGACCAGAACACCTTGTCCGCGGTGTTCCTGGCGATGGGCATCGGGCTGGTGGCCGCGGTCGTCTGCGGTCTGTGGAACGGCTTCCTGGTGGCCAGGATGGGAATCCAGCCCATCATCGCGACCCTCATCATCATGGTCGCCGGCCGAGGTGTCGCCCAGCTGATCACCGACGGCCAGATCATCACCGTCAACAGCGAGCCGTACAAGCTGATCGGCGGCGGCTACTGGCTGACCCTGCCCTTCTCCGTCTTCGTGGTGGCCGCGGTGGTGGCCGTCACCGTGGCGCTGACCCGCCGCACGGCGCTCGGCCTGCTGGTCGAGTCGGTCGGCGGCAACGCCGAGGCCAGCCGCCTGGTCGGCATCAGGTCCACCCGCATCAAGATCATGGTCTACATGTTCTGCGCGCTGTGCGCGGGCATCGCGGGCCTGATGATCAGCTCCAACACCTCGGCAGCGGACGGCAACAACGCCGGTCTGTGGATCGAACTCGACGCGATCCTCGCCGTGGTGATCGGCGGCACCTCGCTGCTCGGCGGCCGGTTCTCCATCGGCGGCACGGTGGTCGGCGCCCTCGTCATCCAGACCCTGACCACCACGATCTACACCATCGGCGTACCGACCCAGACCAACCTGGTCTTCAAGGCCGCCGTCGTCATCGTCGTCTGCCTGCTCCAGTCCCCGAAGTTCCGGGCCAAGGTCTTCGGCGCGAAGGGCCCCAAGGGCCCGCGCCGGGACGCCACCCCGGTGGAGCCCGCTCCGGCGGCCGACGCCGCCCCGAAGATGGAGGTGTCGCGATGA
- the yjfF gene encoding galactofuranose ABC transporter, permease protein YjfF — protein MSATAQTPKAAPRGSTASRARATRLLGDRRLPVLVTAALFIAMYVGGLSRYQNYGFGEPQVFLNLFIDNGYLLVAAIGATFVIMSGGIDLSVGSVIGFTTMFTAWMVERQGLPLLLVVPLALAVGAFGGFLMGYVIHNFEIQPFIVTLAGLFLFRGLCLVISKESISINDASVGTLAQTRVSLGVGDLSIGAVVALVVLAVAAYVLHYTRFGRRVYAIGGNEQSALLMGLPLGGTKIAVYTVSGFCSALAGLLFMLYIQSGDPLHAVGMELDAIAAVVIGGTLLTGGSGYVLGTLFGVLVLGLIKSVITFEGTLSSWWTKIATGVLLCAFILIQRTMTARRKT, from the coding sequence ATGAGCGCGACCGCCCAGACCCCCAAGGCGGCTCCGCGCGGCAGCACCGCCTCCCGTGCCCGTGCCACGCGCCTGCTCGGCGACCGGCGTCTGCCCGTCCTGGTCACGGCCGCCCTGTTCATCGCCATGTACGTCGGTGGCCTCAGCCGGTACCAGAACTACGGGTTCGGTGAACCCCAGGTGTTCCTCAACCTGTTCATCGACAACGGCTATCTGCTGGTCGCCGCCATCGGTGCCACCTTCGTCATCATGTCGGGCGGCATCGACCTGTCCGTGGGCTCGGTGATCGGCTTCACCACCATGTTCACGGCGTGGATGGTGGAACGTCAGGGACTGCCGCTGCTCCTGGTCGTCCCCCTCGCACTGGCCGTCGGCGCGTTCGGCGGCTTCCTGATGGGCTATGTGATCCACAACTTCGAGATCCAGCCCTTCATCGTCACCCTCGCCGGGCTCTTCCTCTTCCGCGGACTGTGCCTGGTCATCAGCAAGGAGTCCATCTCCATCAACGACGCCTCGGTGGGCACCCTGGCCCAGACGCGGGTGTCACTGGGCGTGGGGGACCTGTCGATCGGCGCCGTCGTGGCCCTGGTCGTCCTCGCCGTCGCCGCCTACGTGCTCCACTACACCCGCTTCGGACGCCGTGTGTACGCCATCGGCGGCAACGAGCAGTCGGCCCTGCTCATGGGCCTTCCGCTGGGCGGCACGAAGATCGCCGTGTACACGGTGAGCGGCTTCTGCTCGGCCCTGGCCGGTCTGCTGTTCATGCTGTACATCCAGTCGGGCGACCCGCTGCACGCCGTCGGCATGGAACTCGACGCCATCGCCGCCGTGGTCATCGGCGGCACCCTGCTGACCGGCGGTTCCGGGTACGTGCTGGGCACGCTCTTCGGGGTGCTGGTGCTCGGCCTGATCAAGAGCGTCATCACGTTCGAGGGGACGCTCAGCTCCTGGTGGACGAAGATCGCCACGGGTGTGCTGCTGTGCGCCTTCATCCTGATCCAGCGAACCATGACGGCACGCCGGAAGACCTGA
- a CDS encoding ABC transporter substrate-binding protein — protein sequence MLSRRNFLTAAVGVAAATGLAACAKEDGSSVAAGSGSKAITLGFSQVGSESGWRTANSDSVKSAAKEAGYTLKFSDAQQKQENQISAIRNYIAQKVDVIAFSPVVVTGWDAVLKEAKAAKIPVVLTDRSVETSDDSLYVTLVGSDFTDEGRRAAKILEKVLEKAGHKGAVKIAQLEGTTGAAPAIERAKGFKEVMDADHADDWKVVVSQTGDFTRAGGKQVMAAFLQSNPDINVLFAHNDDMAIGAIQSIEAAGKKPGKDILIVSIDGVKDGFVAMSEGKINAIVECNPLLGPQLMEVVKKVKDGETVERWIKTKEGDFMQDQAKDALPTRKY from the coding sequence ATGCTCAGCAGAAGGAACTTCCTCACCGCGGCGGTCGGCGTGGCGGCTGCGACCGGACTCGCGGCCTGCGCCAAGGAGGACGGCAGCTCTGTCGCCGCCGGCAGCGGCAGCAAGGCGATCACCCTCGGCTTCTCCCAGGTCGGCTCGGAGAGCGGCTGGCGCACCGCCAACAGCGACTCGGTGAAGTCGGCCGCGAAGGAGGCGGGGTACACCCTCAAGTTCTCCGACGCCCAGCAGAAGCAGGAGAACCAGATCTCCGCGATCCGCAACTACATCGCGCAGAAGGTCGACGTCATCGCCTTCTCGCCGGTGGTCGTCACGGGTTGGGACGCGGTGCTCAAGGAGGCCAAGGCCGCGAAGATCCCGGTGGTCCTCACCGACCGCTCCGTCGAGACCTCCGACGACTCCCTGTACGTGACCCTGGTGGGCTCCGACTTCACGGACGAGGGCCGGCGCGCCGCCAAGATCCTGGAGAAGGTCCTGGAGAAGGCGGGCCACAAGGGCGCCGTGAAGATCGCCCAGCTGGAGGGCACCACCGGCGCCGCCCCCGCGATCGAGCGCGCCAAGGGCTTCAAGGAGGTCATGGACGCGGACCACGCGGACGACTGGAAGGTCGTCGTCAGCCAGACCGGTGACTTCACCCGGGCCGGAGGCAAGCAGGTCATGGCGGCCTTCCTCCAGTCCAACCCGGACATCAACGTGCTCTTCGCGCACAACGACGACATGGCCATCGGCGCCATCCAGTCCATCGAGGCGGCCGGCAAGAAGCCCGGCAAGGACATCCTCATCGTCTCCATCGACGGCGTGAAGGACGGCTTCGTCGCCATGTCCGAAGGCAAGATCAACGCCATCGTCGAATGCAACCCGCTGCTCGGCCCGCAGCTGATGGAGGTCGTGAAGAAGGTCAAGGACGGCGAGACGGTCGAGCGCTGGATCAAGACCAAGGAGGGCGACTTCATGCAGGACCAGGCCAAGGACGCGCTCCCCACCCGCAAGTACTGA
- a CDS encoding glycoside hydrolase family 43 protein — protein sequence MRALLSRLSATALAACLLFTGQALTTPDRAAAADPGYLMTHFIGEGSTGQQIYFSHSTDGLNWSDLNGGGMTLRSTVGTRGVRDPALVRAPGGDKYWIIATDLCIGCGQSWDDSMNNGSRNLVVWESTDLVTWSQPWLLNVAGAIPDGRNAWAPEAIWNPATNDYVLYWATNATLNGVLKHRIYYARTTDFRTITTPQLYIDRPGTQNIIDTQIVEVPSGVGDFRYVRASGDGQITLEGSNSILGTWTDLGNLSGIGLTGSQVEGPMWMKFRDRDEWTLYLDQYASGRGYMPVTTTNPSAPGTYRLPASGSYNLGGTKKRHGAILTLTAAEESRVLARWPNTPAKRLQSFNFQDRYVRHADFDVRIDQNVTGPDAQFRPRPGLAGSGTVSFESVNFPGHFLRHSDYDFQLAYNDGTARFAADATFRQVAGLADPTWSSFQSYSHPDRYIRHYAYELRLDPITTTTARSDATFRVTN from the coding sequence ATGCGCGCGCTCCTCTCCAGGCTGTCGGCGACAGCACTCGCCGCCTGCCTCCTCTTCACAGGCCAGGCCCTGACCACACCAGACCGGGCCGCCGCCGCCGACCCGGGCTACCTGATGACGCACTTCATCGGGGAGGGGTCGACCGGTCAGCAGATCTACTTCTCGCACAGCACGGACGGCCTGAACTGGAGTGACCTCAACGGCGGCGGGATGACCCTGCGTTCCACGGTGGGAACTCGTGGAGTGCGCGACCCCGCACTGGTCAGAGCCCCCGGCGGTGACAAGTACTGGATCATCGCGACCGACCTGTGCATCGGCTGCGGGCAGTCATGGGACGACTCCATGAACAACGGAAGCCGCAACCTCGTGGTGTGGGAGTCCACGGACCTGGTCACCTGGTCGCAGCCGTGGCTGCTCAACGTCGCCGGCGCGATCCCCGACGGCCGCAACGCCTGGGCGCCGGAAGCGATCTGGAACCCCGCCACCAACGACTACGTCCTGTACTGGGCGACCAACGCCACCCTCAACGGCGTGCTCAAGCACCGCATCTACTACGCCCGCACCACCGACTTCCGCACCATTACCACCCCGCAGCTCTACATCGACCGCCCCGGCACCCAGAACATCATCGACACCCAGATTGTCGAAGTGCCGTCCGGCGTCGGTGACTTCCGTTACGTACGGGCCTCCGGCGACGGCCAGATCACGCTCGAAGGCAGCAACTCGATCCTCGGTACGTGGACCGACCTCGGCAACCTCTCCGGCATCGGCCTGACCGGCTCCCAGGTCGAAGGCCCGATGTGGATGAAGTTCAGGGACCGCGACGAGTGGACCCTGTACCTCGACCAGTACGCCTCCGGACGCGGCTACATGCCGGTCACGACGACCAACCCCTCCGCCCCCGGCACCTACCGCCTCCCGGCATCGGGAAGCTACAACCTGGGCGGCACGAAGAAGCGCCACGGCGCGATCCTCACCCTCACGGCAGCCGAGGAGAGCCGCGTACTCGCACGCTGGCCCAACACCCCGGCCAAGCGGCTCCAGTCGTTCAACTTCCAGGACCGGTACGTCCGGCACGCCGACTTCGACGTGCGCATCGACCAGAACGTCACGGGCCCGGACGCCCAGTTCCGGCCGAGGCCCGGCCTGGCGGGCTCGGGCACCGTCTCCTTCGAGTCGGTGAACTTCCCCGGCCACTTCCTGCGGCACTCCGACTACGACTTCCAGCTGGCCTACAACGACGGCACCGCCCGGTTCGCCGCGGACGCCACCTTCCGCCAGGTCGCCGGCCTCGCCGATCCGACATGGTCGTCCTTCCAGTCGTACAGCCACCCCGACCGGTACATCCGCCACTACGCCTACGAACTCCGCCTCGACCCGATCACCACCACGACGGCCCGCAGCGACGCCACCTTCCGCGTGACGAACTGA
- a CDS encoding sugar ABC transporter ATP-binding protein, which produces MAEPQPVLEMTGIVKEFPGVRALSGVDFRLFPGEIHALMGENGAGKSTLIKVLTGVYSLDGGTVTLDGESVRFGSPLQAQQAGISTVYQEVNLCPNLSVAENIFIGREPTRAGRIQWKRMREEAAELVDRLGLDIDVAAPLSSYPLAVQQLVAIVRSVGTGGRDAAGSGTKVLVLDEPTSSLDRDEVLELFRLMRQLRDEGVAILFVSHFLDQIYEVCDRMTILRNGTLVGEHLVRDLDQVGLIELMIGKALDQLEELHEHQLHSGVGETLVKAEGLGRTGGIAPFDLEIKKGEVLGLAGLLGSGRTELARLLFGADQPDSGKVTIGGKQVSMSAPNDAIAAGVAFCSENRKSEGLVPDLTVRENIVLALQAARGWTRPIPASQRDELVAKYIKALDIRPADPEARVGRLSGGNQQKVLLARWLITQPKLLILDEPTRGIDIGAKTEIQKLVVSLSEDGMSVLYIAAELEEVLRLSHTIGVLRDRRLVARLTNGPEITTSKILETIASGEHQ; this is translated from the coding sequence ATGGCAGAGCCGCAACCCGTCCTGGAGATGACGGGCATAGTCAAAGAGTTTCCGGGGGTACGGGCTCTGTCGGGCGTCGACTTCCGGCTCTTCCCCGGCGAGATCCACGCCTTGATGGGCGAGAACGGTGCGGGGAAGTCCACTCTCATCAAGGTGCTGACGGGCGTCTACTCCCTGGACGGCGGCACAGTCACCCTGGACGGCGAGTCGGTACGGTTCGGCAGCCCGCTCCAGGCGCAGCAGGCCGGCATCAGCACGGTCTACCAGGAGGTCAACCTCTGCCCCAACCTGTCGGTGGCGGAGAACATCTTCATCGGACGCGAACCCACCCGCGCCGGCCGCATCCAGTGGAAGCGGATGCGCGAGGAGGCGGCGGAGCTGGTCGACCGGCTCGGACTCGACATCGACGTCGCCGCGCCGCTGTCCTCGTACCCGCTGGCCGTGCAGCAACTGGTCGCGATCGTACGGTCGGTGGGCACCGGGGGCCGTGACGCCGCGGGGTCCGGCACCAAGGTGCTGGTCCTCGACGAGCCGACCTCCAGCCTCGACCGCGACGAGGTCCTCGAACTCTTCCGCCTCATGCGGCAGTTGAGGGACGAGGGCGTCGCGATCCTGTTCGTGTCGCACTTCCTCGACCAGATCTACGAGGTCTGCGACCGGATGACCATCCTGCGCAACGGCACCCTGGTCGGCGAGCACCTGGTCCGCGACCTCGACCAGGTCGGGCTGATCGAGCTGATGATCGGCAAGGCCCTCGACCAGCTCGAGGAACTGCACGAGCACCAGTTGCACTCCGGCGTCGGCGAGACGCTGGTCAAGGCCGAAGGGCTCGGCCGCACCGGGGGCATCGCCCCCTTCGACCTGGAGATCAAGAAGGGTGAGGTGCTCGGCCTCGCCGGTCTGCTGGGATCGGGCCGCACCGAGCTCGCGCGGCTGCTGTTCGGAGCCGACCAGCCCGACAGCGGCAAGGTGACCATCGGCGGCAAGCAGGTCTCGATGAGTGCCCCGAACGACGCCATCGCGGCCGGCGTGGCGTTCTGCTCGGAGAACCGCAAGAGCGAGGGCCTGGTCCCCGACCTGACGGTGCGCGAGAACATCGTCCTCGCTCTCCAGGCGGCCCGCGGCTGGACCCGGCCCATCCCGGCCTCCCAGCGCGACGAACTCGTCGCCAAGTACATCAAGGCGCTGGACATCCGCCCCGCCGACCCGGAGGCCCGCGTGGGCCGGCTCAGCGGCGGCAACCAGCAGAAGGTACTGCTCGCCCGCTGGCTGATCACCCAGCCGAAGCTGCTGATCCTTGACGAGCCGACGCGCGGCATCGACATCGGCGCCAAGACGGAGATCCAGAAACTGGTGGTGTCCCTCTCCGAGGACGGCATGTCGGTGCTGTACATCGCGGCCGAACTGGAGGAGGTGCTCCGGCTCAGCCACACCATCGGAGTGCTGCGAGACCGCCGGCTGGTGGCGCGGCTGACCAACGGGCCGGAGATCACCACCAGCAAGATCCTTGAGACCATCGCGAGCGGAGAACACCAGTGA